The following coding sequences lie in one Mycobacterium sp. Z3061 genomic window:
- a CDS encoding YihY/virulence factor BrkB family protein, whose translation MVGWLDRLQQRNRTVGVTIAVIYKYLDDQGGYLAALITYYAFVSLFPLLLLLTTGLGVLLAGRPDLQAQVLQSTLSQFPVIGSQLHQPEGLSGGAGAVAVGIFGALYGGLGVGQALQNAMDSVWAVPRHERPDPVRSRVRSFVLLLVLGSAAVATTLLSAIAHVTGTLGPLGRIGVALVAVAINAGICLVAFRVTTARELTYRQVLPGAIAAAIVWQVLQSFGAGYIGHVVKSSSATNSVFALVLGMLAFLFLVSSTLVLCAEINVVLVEGLHPRSLLTPFTDDVDLTPADRKTYTKRAKAERVKGFQRVSVRFDDSDRKTTGVS comes from the coding sequence ATGGTCGGCTGGCTGGACAGATTGCAGCAACGCAATCGCACCGTGGGTGTGACCATTGCGGTGATCTACAAGTACCTCGATGATCAGGGTGGCTATCTGGCCGCCCTGATCACCTACTACGCGTTTGTCTCGCTGTTCCCCCTGTTGCTGCTGTTGACCACCGGACTCGGGGTGCTGCTGGCCGGCAGACCCGACCTGCAGGCGCAGGTGCTGCAGAGCACGTTGAGTCAGTTCCCGGTCATCGGCAGCCAACTGCACCAACCGGAAGGGCTCAGCGGCGGGGCGGGTGCGGTGGCGGTGGGAATATTCGGGGCGCTCTACGGCGGTTTGGGTGTCGGGCAGGCGCTGCAGAACGCGATGGATTCGGTGTGGGCGGTGCCACGGCATGAGCGCCCCGATCCGGTCCGGTCGCGGGTACGCAGCTTCGTGTTGTTGTTGGTGCTCGGTTCGGCGGCCGTCGCGACCACCCTGCTGTCGGCAATCGCTCACGTGACAGGCACATTGGGGCCCCTGGGCAGGATCGGCGTCGCACTGGTCGCTGTCGCCATCAATGCGGGGATCTGCCTGGTGGCATTCCGGGTGACCACGGCCCGGGAACTCACCTACCGGCAAGTTTTGCCGGGAGCGATCGCGGCGGCCATCGTCTGGCAGGTTCTGCAATCCTTCGGCGCCGGCTACATCGGACATGTGGTGAAGTCATCCAGCGCGACCAACAGCGTCTTCGCTCTGGTGCTGGGGATGTTGGCGTTCTTGTTCCTGGTGTCGTCCACGCTGGTGTTGTGCGCCGAGATCAACGTGGTTCTGGTCGAAGGGCTGCACCCGCGTTCGTTGCTCACTCCATTCACCGACGACGTGGACCTCACGCCGGCCGACCGCAAGACGTACACCAAGAGGGCCAAAGCCGAACGTGTCAAGGGGTTTCAGCGCGTCAGCGTCAGATTCGACGATTCCGACCGTAAGACCACTGGCGTATCCTGA
- a CDS encoding YajQ family cyclic di-GMP-binding protein codes for MADSSFDIVSKIDRQEVDNALNQAAKELSTRFDFRGTDTKIAWKGEEGIELTSSTEERVKAALDVFKEKLIRRDISLKSFEAGEPQASGKTYKLSGTLKQGISSENAKKITKLIRDEGPKTVKTQIQGDEVRVTSKKRDDLQAVISMLKQADLDVALQFVNYR; via the coding sequence ATGGCGGACTCCTCGTTCGACATCGTCAGCAAGATCGACCGGCAGGAAGTCGACAACGCGCTCAACCAGGCCGCCAAGGAACTGTCCACGCGCTTCGACTTCCGCGGCACCGACACCAAGATCGCGTGGAAGGGCGAGGAAGGCATCGAGCTGACCTCGTCCACCGAAGAACGGGTCAAGGCCGCGCTCGACGTCTTCAAGGAAAAGCTGATCCGCCGTGACATCTCTCTGAAGTCGTTCGAGGCCGGCGAACCGCAGGCCTCCGGCAAGACTTACAAGCTGAGCGGAACACTCAAGCAGGGCATCAGCAGTGAGAACGCCAAGAAGATCACCAAGCTCATCCGCGATGAGGGGCCCAAAACCGTCAAGACCCAGATCCAGGGCGACGAGGTCAGGGTGACCAGCAAGAAGCGCGACGACCTGCAGGCCGTCATCTCGATGCTCAAGCAGGCCGACCTCGATGTCGCGCTGCAGTTCGTGAACTACCGCTGA
- a CDS encoding LLM class F420-dependent oxidoreductase — protein MDFRAFVEPQQGATYADQLAVARSAEDLGFDAFFRSDHYLAMSGDGGPGPTDSWVTLGAIARETTRIRLGTLVTSATFRYPGPLAIAVAQVDEMSGGRVEFGLGSGWFESEHKACGIPFPSVRERFDRLTEQLAIITGLWTTPVDQTFDYAGEHYTIADSPGLPKPVQSPHPPIVIGGTGAKRTPALAAQYAAEFNVPFATIDVVRTQFERVADAVAAAGRAADSIVYSSAFVLCTGHDDAEVARRASVIGREVDEMRSNSPLVGTPGEIVDKLGPWGELGVRRVYAQLLDMSDLAHLELLASEVMPQLR, from the coding sequence ATGGACTTCCGCGCTTTCGTCGAACCACAGCAAGGCGCCACCTATGCCGACCAGCTGGCTGTAGCGCGATCCGCCGAAGACCTCGGCTTCGATGCGTTCTTCCGCTCGGATCACTACCTGGCCATGAGCGGGGACGGGGGTCCGGGGCCCACCGACTCATGGGTGACGCTGGGCGCGATCGCGCGCGAAACGACGCGTATCCGGCTGGGCACGCTGGTGACGTCCGCGACGTTCCGCTACCCGGGACCGCTGGCGATCGCGGTGGCGCAGGTCGATGAAATGAGTGGTGGCCGTGTGGAATTCGGTTTGGGCAGCGGCTGGTTCGAATCAGAGCATAAGGCGTGCGGCATACCGTTCCCCTCGGTGCGCGAACGCTTTGACCGGCTCACCGAACAACTCGCCATCATCACCGGGCTGTGGACCACCCCGGTGGACCAGACGTTCGACTATGCGGGTGAGCACTACACGATCGCCGATTCGCCGGGGCTGCCCAAACCGGTGCAGAGCCCGCACCCACCGATCGTGATCGGGGGCACCGGAGCAAAACGCACACCGGCGCTGGCGGCGCAGTACGCGGCCGAGTTCAACGTGCCCTTCGCGACGATCGACGTCGTGCGTACCCAGTTCGAGCGGGTGGCTGACGCGGTGGCCGCGGCCGGCCGCGCCGCGGACTCGATCGTCTATTCCAGCGCCTTCGTGTTGTGCACCGGTCACGACGACGCCGAGGTGGCCCGCCGCGCCTCGGTGATCGGCCGGGAGGTCGACGAGATGCGGTCCAACAGTCCGCTCGTCGGCACGCCGGGCGAGATCGTCGACAAGCTGGGCCCGTGGGGTGAATTGGGCGTGCGGCGGGTGTACGCGCAGCTGCTCGACATGTCCGATCTGGCGCATCTGGAGCTGCTGGCGAGTGAAGTGATGCCGCAGTTGCGGTGA
- a CDS encoding AMP-dependent synthetase/ligase, producing the protein MTVSSVTAEPKTSSNLASMFFDRVAVSTDKEAFRQLHDGRWVSITWQETADRVRELAAALLASGIEPEQRVAIMAGTRYEWILADLAVMCAGAATTTVYPSTHAADATYIVADSESQIVFAEDASQVAKLADNRGDLPDVRLVVVMDGEGDGDWVITFDEFARRGAAHLQEQAKCVEEAAATVTSESLATLIYTSGTTGRPKGVRLAHRSWTSAAEFIRNEELLGEDDLHVLWLPLAHSFGKVLLASQLACGFVSAVDGRVDKIVENMGIVKPTFMAAVPRIFEKAHARIVMTSQEGGGIKARLFEQAFRVGLDVSRRRRDGKPVPLPLRLQQQLFDRLVFSKVRAVFGGRLRFFVSGSAPLNREIAEWFLAAGVLVLEGYGLTESAGAGFINRPDNYKLGTVGLPFDGTGVRIGDNGEVQLHGPLVMTGYHHLPDKTEEAMTKDGWLRTGDRGSLDSDGFLTITGRIKELFKTSGGKYVAPPAIEAKFMALCPYASQFIVFGEARNYCVALIALDGDALTKWAEEQGISEGSFAELTRNAQVREMVDGYVQQLNSELNRWETIKKWALIDHELSVDTGELTPSLKLKRAVVEQNNKQVIDGFYT; encoded by the coding sequence ATGACAGTGTCGTCGGTAACCGCTGAACCCAAGACGTCGTCGAACCTGGCTTCGATGTTCTTTGATCGAGTCGCCGTTTCCACCGATAAAGAGGCGTTTCGGCAACTGCATGACGGCCGCTGGGTGTCGATCACCTGGCAGGAGACCGCCGACCGGGTGCGGGAACTCGCGGCGGCCTTGCTCGCGTCGGGCATCGAACCGGAACAGCGCGTCGCCATCATGGCGGGCACCCGGTACGAGTGGATCCTGGCCGACCTCGCCGTGATGTGCGCCGGTGCGGCGACGACGACCGTCTACCCCAGCACGCACGCGGCGGACGCCACCTACATCGTGGCTGACTCGGAATCGCAGATCGTCTTCGCCGAGGACGCATCACAGGTCGCCAAACTCGCCGACAATCGCGGCGACCTGCCGGACGTACGGCTGGTGGTGGTCATGGACGGGGAGGGTGACGGGGACTGGGTCATCACTTTCGACGAATTCGCCCGCCGCGGTGCCGCTCACCTGCAGGAACAGGCGAAGTGCGTGGAGGAAGCCGCAGCCACGGTGACCAGCGAGTCGCTCGCCACGCTCATCTACACGTCGGGCACCACCGGACGCCCGAAGGGGGTTCGCCTCGCGCACCGGTCATGGACCTCGGCGGCGGAGTTCATCCGCAACGAGGAACTCCTGGGCGAGGACGACCTGCACGTGTTGTGGCTGCCGCTGGCCCACTCGTTCGGCAAGGTGCTGCTCGCCAGCCAGCTTGCGTGCGGTTTCGTCAGCGCTGTCGATGGGCGCGTGGACAAGATCGTCGAGAACATGGGCATCGTGAAGCCGACGTTCATGGCCGCGGTGCCGCGCATCTTCGAGAAGGCGCACGCGCGGATCGTGATGACGAGCCAGGAAGGCGGTGGCATCAAGGCCCGGTTGTTCGAGCAGGCCTTCCGGGTTGGCCTGGACGTCAGCCGCCGGCGCCGTGACGGCAAGCCCGTGCCGCTGCCGCTACGGCTGCAGCAGCAGCTGTTCGACCGCCTGGTGTTCAGCAAGGTGCGCGCGGTCTTCGGCGGCCGGCTGCGGTTCTTCGTCTCCGGGTCCGCGCCGCTGAACCGTGAGATCGCCGAGTGGTTCCTCGCGGCCGGGGTGCTGGTGCTGGAAGGCTACGGGCTCACCGAATCCGCGGGGGCCGGGTTCATCAACCGTCCCGACAACTACAAACTGGGCACCGTCGGGTTGCCGTTCGACGGCACCGGGGTGCGCATCGGTGACAACGGCGAGGTGCAGCTGCACGGCCCGCTGGTGATGACGGGCTACCACCACTTGCCCGACAAGACCGAAGAGGCGATGACGAAGGACGGATGGCTTCGCACCGGCGACCGCGGCAGCCTTGATTCCGACGGGTTCCTCACCATCACCGGCCGCATCAAGGAGTTGTTCAAGACCTCCGGTGGCAAGTACGTCGCGCCGCCGGCCATCGAAGCGAAGTTCATGGCGCTGTGCCCCTACGCCAGCCAATTCATCGTGTTCGGCGAAGCGCGCAACTACTGTGTCGCGCTGATCGCCCTGGACGGTGACGCGCTGACGAAATGGGCTGAAGAGCAAGGGATCTCGGAAGGCTCGTTCGCCGAGCTCACCCGCAACGCCCAGGTCCGCGAGATGGTCGACGGCTATGTGCAGCAGTTGAACAGCGAACTCAACCGCTGGGAGACGATCAAGAAGTGGGCGCTGATCGACCACGAATTGTCAGTCGACACAGGGGAATTGACACCTTCGCTGAAGCTCAAGCGGGCGGTGGTGGAGCAGAACAACAAGCAGGTCATCGACGGGTTCTACACCTGA
- a CDS encoding long-chain-fatty-acid--CoA ligase, whose protein sequence is MPDLADPRFLDDRLAHWAATKPDDEAIDYLDRNWTWAQWNDRVRRLAGALSAFGVKRGDVVAFLDKNHPACVELTIAAASLGAANAIINFRLAADELDYVLNDSGAKVLIVGTELKPSIDKIRGDLTNVEHIITVTPEGGDGDEYEALLAGSTPVGRADDVEPDDVCIIMYSSGTTGRPKGVQLTQANMIAHTLNAHEGFDFDPGDKSMVSMPLFHVGGSSYVQFGIHDGVPSVMTRDVDGMTLAGAILKGANRTFLVPAVLAKVLESGEDAVKLFGALKTYSYGASPMPLPLLRAALEAWPNTDFIQAYGLTELCGVISHLLPEAHRATDRPERLSSAGTLVPGAEVRVVDPYTLQDVPTGEQGELWFRSPQLMKGYHNRPEATAESITEDGWFRTGDIGRVDDGGYIFVEDRLKDMIISGGENIYSIEVEQVLAEHPAVVEVAVIGVPDDKWGEVVKAVVAVEGEATAEEIIAFARERLAAYKCPKSIDFADALPRNPTGKILKKELRKPYWEGRDRATV, encoded by the coding sequence ATGCCTGACCTAGCTGACCCCCGCTTTCTCGACGACCGCCTCGCCCACTGGGCAGCGACCAAGCCCGACGACGAGGCGATTGATTATCTGGATCGGAACTGGACCTGGGCGCAGTGGAACGACAGGGTGCGCCGCCTGGCCGGGGCTCTCTCGGCGTTTGGCGTCAAGCGCGGCGACGTGGTGGCGTTCCTGGACAAGAACCATCCCGCGTGTGTCGAGTTGACCATTGCCGCCGCATCGCTGGGCGCGGCCAACGCGATCATCAACTTCCGGCTCGCAGCCGACGAACTCGACTATGTCCTCAATGATTCGGGGGCCAAGGTGCTGATCGTCGGCACCGAGCTGAAGCCGAGCATCGACAAGATCCGCGGCGACCTCACCAACGTCGAGCACATCATCACGGTGACGCCCGAAGGCGGCGACGGCGACGAATACGAAGCGCTGCTGGCCGGATCGACACCGGTCGGCCGGGCCGACGACGTCGAGCCCGACGACGTGTGCATCATCATGTACTCCTCGGGAACCACCGGGCGCCCCAAGGGCGTGCAGCTGACGCAGGCCAACATGATCGCGCACACGCTCAACGCACACGAGGGCTTCGACTTCGACCCGGGTGACAAGAGCATGGTGTCGATGCCGCTGTTCCACGTCGGTGGATCGTCCTACGTACAGTTCGGTATTCACGACGGAGTGCCGAGCGTGATGACGCGCGACGTCGACGGCATGACACTGGCCGGCGCAATCCTCAAGGGCGCCAACAGAACGTTCCTGGTGCCTGCGGTGTTGGCCAAGGTCCTGGAGTCCGGCGAGGACGCGGTGAAACTGTTCGGCGCGCTCAAGACCTACTCGTACGGCGCGTCACCGATGCCGCTGCCGCTGCTGCGCGCGGCCCTGGAGGCGTGGCCGAACACCGACTTCATCCAGGCGTACGGCCTGACCGAACTGTGCGGGGTGATCAGTCACCTGCTCCCCGAGGCCCACCGCGCCACCGACCGACCGGAGCGGCTCAGCAGCGCGGGCACGCTGGTGCCGGGCGCAGAGGTGCGTGTCGTCGACCCCTACACGCTCCAGGACGTCCCGACCGGCGAGCAGGGCGAATTGTGGTTCCGCTCACCGCAATTGATGAAGGGGTACCACAACAGGCCGGAGGCGACCGCCGAGTCGATCACCGAGGACGGGTGGTTCCGCACCGGCGACATCGGCCGCGTCGACGACGGCGGATACATTTTCGTCGAGGACCGGCTGAAGGACATGATCATCTCGGGCGGTGAGAACATCTACTCGATCGAGGTCGAGCAGGTATTGGCCGAGCACCCGGCAGTCGTGGAGGTCGCGGTCATCGGCGTGCCCGACGACAAATGGGGTGAAGTGGTGAAAGCCGTTGTGGCAGTTGAGGGCGAGGCCACTGCGGAGGAGATCATCGCATTCGCCCGCGAGCGACTGGCCGCCTACAAGTGCCCGAAATCCATTGACTTTGCCGACGCGCTACCGCGCAACCCCACAGGCAAGATCCTCAAGAAGGAGCTGCGCAAGCCCTACTGGGAAGGCCGCGACCGCGCGACCGTGTGA
- a CDS encoding catalase, with protein sequence MPPRRQPDQTAPKRTSPTGNTNGEAGDIDARAQGGKYLTTAQGLRLPDTDHSLKAGNRGPSLLEDFHLREKITHFDHERIPERVVHARGAAAHGVFESYGTAASVTRAGFLARKGKKTEVFCRFSTVLGSRGSADTVRDTRGFAVKFYTDEGNFDLVGNNIPVFFIQDGIKFPDVVHAAKPHPDREIPQAQSAHDTFWDFVSLHTEATHHVLWNMSDRGIPRSYRTMEGFGVHTFRLVNKKGKTSLVKFHWKPVAGVHSQVWEEAQIAAGVDPDFHRRDMADGIEAGAPLEYELGIQVMPDDGTDSFQGIDLLDPTKLVPEEMVPVQLIGKLTLNGNPTNFFAETEQVAFHLGNLVPGIEPTNDPLLQARLFSYLDTQLTRLGGPNFTQLPINRPHCPVNDMLRDGMHQTAIHTGQAPYRPNSIDDGEPLVAGADEGGYVQTPRQVQGPTVRENPSSFEDHYTQPAMFYRSLSAVEQAHVIEAFTFELGKCYEQSIKERQLEVLANVDADLCKQVAIGLGLPAPKGNPPKDVVLSPSLSQVVEIPGPIDGRKIGIIAGADSDLGGVAKLVDAVLGLNATPLVTAPVGGVLKSGRRSVIVERTLLTTRSIEFDAVVVADGTKPTNDLKLVLLLQEAFRHCKPIAAWGDGTAALRAAGIPLDAPGVLVADKMDRKFTAALARAVGLHRVWERAVDVMASEVAPAR encoded by the coding sequence ATGCCACCGCGCCGCCAGCCCGACCAGACCGCCCCCAAGCGAACGAGCCCCACGGGCAACACCAACGGAGAGGCCGGGGATATCGACGCGCGCGCTCAGGGCGGTAAATACCTGACCACCGCACAAGGTCTGCGGCTCCCGGACACCGACCACTCGCTGAAAGCCGGTAACCGCGGGCCCAGTCTGCTCGAGGACTTCCACCTGCGCGAGAAGATCACGCACTTCGACCACGAGCGCATTCCCGAGCGCGTCGTGCATGCCCGTGGCGCGGCCGCGCACGGTGTCTTCGAGTCCTACGGCACCGCGGCATCGGTTACCAGGGCCGGGTTTCTTGCGCGCAAGGGCAAGAAGACCGAGGTTTTCTGCCGATTCTCGACGGTGCTGGGCTCGCGGGGGTCGGCCGACACCGTTCGCGACACCCGGGGATTCGCGGTCAAGTTCTACACCGACGAGGGCAATTTCGACTTGGTGGGCAACAACATTCCGGTGTTCTTCATCCAAGATGGCATCAAGTTCCCGGACGTGGTTCATGCCGCCAAGCCGCATCCCGACCGTGAGATCCCGCAGGCCCAGTCCGCGCACGACACCTTCTGGGATTTCGTCTCGCTGCATACCGAAGCCACGCATCACGTGCTCTGGAACATGAGCGATCGCGGCATTCCGCGTTCCTATCGCACGATGGAGGGATTCGGCGTCCACACCTTCCGGCTGGTGAACAAGAAGGGCAAGACCAGCCTGGTCAAGTTCCACTGGAAGCCGGTGGCCGGCGTGCATTCCCAGGTCTGGGAGGAGGCGCAGATCGCGGCCGGCGTCGATCCCGACTTCCACCGCCGGGACATGGCCGATGGCATCGAGGCGGGTGCCCCGCTCGAATACGAGCTCGGCATCCAGGTCATGCCGGACGACGGCACCGACAGCTTCCAGGGCATCGACCTGCTGGACCCGACCAAGCTGGTGCCCGAGGAGATGGTGCCGGTGCAGCTGATCGGCAAATTGACCCTCAATGGCAACCCGACCAACTTCTTCGCCGAAACCGAACAGGTCGCGTTCCATCTCGGCAACCTGGTCCCCGGCATCGAACCGACCAACGACCCGCTGCTGCAGGCCCGCCTGTTCTCGTACCTCGACACTCAGCTCACCCGTCTCGGTGGCCCGAATTTCACGCAGTTGCCGATCAACCGGCCGCATTGCCCGGTCAACGACATGCTGCGCGACGGCATGCACCAGACCGCGATTCACACCGGCCAGGCGCCCTACCGCCCCAACAGCATCGATGACGGGGAACCGTTGGTGGCCGGCGCCGACGAAGGCGGTTATGTGCAGACGCCGCGCCAGGTGCAGGGGCCGACGGTGCGGGAGAACCCGTCCTCGTTCGAGGATCACTACACCCAGCCGGCGATGTTCTACCGGAGTCTGTCCGCGGTCGAGCAGGCGCATGTCATCGAAGCGTTCACGTTCGAGCTCGGCAAGTGCTACGAGCAGTCCATCAAGGAACGCCAACTCGAAGTCCTGGCCAATGTCGACGCCGATCTGTGCAAGCAGGTCGCCATCGGGCTCGGCCTGCCCGCGCCCAAGGGCAACCCGCCCAAAGACGTTGTGCTGTCGCCGTCTTTGTCACAGGTGGTTGAGATCCCCGGCCCGATCGACGGCCGCAAGATCGGCATCATCGCCGGAGCGGACTCCGACCTCGGCGGCGTCGCCAAACTCGTCGACGCCGTCCTTGGGCTCAACGCGACGCCGTTGGTGACCGCACCCGTCGGCGGCGTCCTGAAGTCCGGCCGGCGCAGCGTGATCGTCGAACGGACCCTGCTGACCACGCGATCCATCGAGTTCGACGCGGTGGTGGTCGCCGACGGAACCAAGCCCACCAACGATCTGAAGCTGGTTCTGTTGCTGCAGGAGGCTTTCCGGCATTGCAAACCGATAGCCGCGTGGGGTGACGGGACGGCTGCGCTGAGGGCCGCGGGCATCCCGCTGGACGCACCGGGCGTCCTGGTCGCCGACAAGATGGACCGCAAGTTCACCGCCGCGCTCGCCAGAGCGGTCGGCCTGCATCGGGTGTGGGAGCGGGCCGTCGACGTGATGGCCTCCGAGGTGGCGCCGGCGCGCTGA
- a CDS encoding NAD(P)/FAD-dependent oxidoreductase, whose protein sequence is MTHYETDYVDVLIVGAGISGLGAAYRILERNPGLSYMILERRERIGGTWDLFRYPGVRSDSSIFTLSFPFEPWTREEGVADGEHIREYLTDMARKYGIDKHIRFRSHVRGANWDSATDTWTVRYEQDGVTKQCRSRFAFFGSGYYDYDAGYTPDFPGIEQFGGTVVHPQHWPEDLDYAGKNVVVIGSGATAVTLIPAMAEKAGKVVMLQRSPTYLISSSKYSKVAWLSRKLLPRRLAHLTIRFYNALMEGVLWFLSRKTPPLIKWLLRRKAVQNLPAGYDVDTHFKPRYNPWDQRLCLIPDADLYQVVADGRAEVVTDHIDHFDATGIALKSGRHLDADVIVTATGLRLQALGGAAISIDGVEINPRDRFVYKAHMLEDVPNLFWCVGYTNASWTLRADMTARATAKLLAYMAEHGYTHASPHLGDQPMTEKPAWDIQAGYVKRALHALPKSGTKRPWNVRQNYFADAIEYRFDRIDEAMEFGRVADRAALAG, encoded by the coding sequence GTGACTCATTACGAGACGGATTACGTAGACGTCCTCATCGTCGGCGCCGGCATCTCCGGCCTCGGGGCGGCCTATCGCATCCTCGAGCGCAACCCGGGCTTGTCCTACATGATCCTGGAGCGGCGGGAGCGGATCGGCGGCACCTGGGACCTGTTCAGGTACCCGGGGGTGCGCTCGGACAGCAGCATCTTCACGCTCAGCTTCCCCTTCGAGCCGTGGACCCGCGAAGAAGGCGTCGCGGACGGCGAACACATCCGCGAGTACCTGACCGACATGGCCCGCAAGTACGGCATCGACAAGCACATCCGGTTCCGCAGCCACGTCCGGGGCGCGAACTGGGATTCGGCCACTGATACCTGGACCGTCCGCTACGAGCAGGACGGCGTCACCAAGCAGTGCCGCAGCAGGTTCGCGTTCTTCGGCAGCGGCTACTACGACTACGACGCGGGTTACACCCCCGACTTCCCCGGCATCGAACAGTTCGGTGGCACCGTGGTCCATCCCCAGCACTGGCCCGAGGACCTGGACTACGCCGGCAAGAACGTGGTTGTGATCGGCAGCGGCGCGACCGCGGTGACGCTGATTCCGGCGATGGCCGAAAAAGCCGGCAAGGTGGTCATGCTGCAGCGTTCGCCGACGTACCTGATCTCGTCGTCCAAATACAGCAAGGTCGCCTGGCTCAGCCGAAAGTTGTTGCCCCGCAGGCTTGCTCACCTGACCATCCGGTTCTACAACGCGCTGATGGAGGGCGTGCTGTGGTTCCTGTCGCGTAAGACACCGCCGCTGATCAAGTGGCTGCTGCGCCGCAAAGCGGTGCAGAACCTACCGGCGGGCTATGACGTCGACACCCACTTCAAGCCCCGCTACAACCCGTGGGACCAGCGGCTGTGCCTGATCCCGGACGCCGACCTGTACCAGGTCGTGGCCGACGGTCGCGCCGAGGTGGTCACCGATCACATCGACCACTTCGACGCCACCGGCATCGCCCTGAAATCCGGGCGGCATCTGGACGCCGACGTCATCGTCACCGCCACCGGCCTGCGATTGCAGGCCCTCGGCGGCGCCGCCATCAGTATCGACGGCGTCGAGATCAACCCGAGGGACCGCTTCGTCTACAAGGCGCACATGCTCGAGGACGTGCCTAACTTGTTCTGGTGCGTCGGCTACACCAACGCGTCGTGGACGTTGCGGGCGGATATGACCGCACGGGCGACCGCCAAGCTGCTGGCCTACATGGCCGAGCACGGCTACACCCACGCCAGCCCGCACCTCGGTGATCAGCCGATGACCGAGAAGCCGGCCTGGGATATTCAGGCCGGCTACGTCAAGCGGGCGCTGCACGCGCTGCCCAAGTCGGGCACCAAACGGCCCTGGAACGTGCGGCAGAACTATTTCGCCGACGCCATCGAATACCGGTTCGACCGCATCGACGAGGCCATGGAGTTCGGCCGGGTCGCCGACCGCGCCGCCCTGGCGGGTTAG
- a CDS encoding trypsin-like peptidase domain-containing protein, whose translation MTLCRAMLAAAALVVSVSWPATAMADGGRPRANAEQIAAARIRPAVMFLGVEAYGMVRLPDGKTLSFFGEGSNAPFVTTWNCTGFVVNPDGWVATAGHCADPDTAKEQILKRAVGEYQAQYPDAPVSQDPLATLDWLAKNARVEGTLPGQGPQVNLTLIYGTGTKIAEKMPASVVDFKPLGKGDVALLKVDKHNLPSSELTTDSAVSIGTPVLAVGYAEPTARLTGRSLDPTNKSGKVSKKSNVKSSPVYEIDAAVAEGMSGGPTVDLSGKVIGVNSFGPAGEPQPFNFIAPADTLATMLAAKAVKPTLGPADQAYRRGLSHYYEGRYSDAIADFDLALTLSPDYPGAADLKTSAANLRQQYGDVSVFERSNLLWYIAAGALLVLLVGGWVSLLVIRNRRQRGAEEESTEPDDEDAADDTVRPLELVPAAGTDEPHFCANCGAQHHHTEKFCPNCGKKISLGASA comes from the coding sequence GTGACCCTGTGCCGAGCAATGCTTGCCGCAGCCGCGCTCGTCGTTTCGGTGTCGTGGCCCGCCACCGCGATGGCCGATGGTGGCCGACCGCGGGCCAACGCCGAACAGATTGCAGCGGCACGGATACGGCCGGCCGTCATGTTTCTCGGTGTCGAGGCGTACGGCATGGTCAGGTTGCCCGACGGGAAGACGCTGTCGTTCTTCGGCGAAGGATCCAACGCCCCGTTCGTCACCACCTGGAACTGCACCGGATTCGTCGTGAACCCCGACGGCTGGGTCGCCACCGCCGGGCACTGCGCCGATCCGGACACGGCGAAGGAGCAGATACTCAAACGGGCGGTCGGCGAGTACCAGGCCCAATATCCGGACGCGCCGGTCAGCCAGGATCCGCTGGCGACGCTGGATTGGCTGGCGAAGAATGCGCGGGTGGAGGGCACCTTGCCGGGCCAGGGGCCGCAGGTGAACCTGACGCTGATCTACGGCACCGGGACGAAGATCGCTGAGAAGATGCCCGCCTCCGTCGTGGACTTCAAGCCACTCGGCAAAGGTGACGTGGCCCTGCTGAAGGTTGACAAACACAATCTGCCGTCATCCGAACTCACCACCGACTCCGCGGTCAGCATCGGCACACCCGTGCTGGCCGTCGGTTACGCCGAACCCACCGCAAGGCTGACCGGCCGGTCTCTCGACCCGACCAACAAGAGCGGCAAGGTGAGCAAGAAGTCGAACGTGAAATCGAGCCCGGTCTACGAGATCGACGCCGCCGTCGCCGAGGGCATGAGTGGTGGCCCGACCGTGGACCTCAGCGGAAAGGTGATCGGCGTCAACAGTTTCGGGCCCGCCGGCGAACCGCAGCCGTTCAACTTCATCGCACCCGCGGACACCCTCGCGACGATGCTGGCCGCCAAGGCCGTCAAGCCCACGCTCGGGCCGGCCGATCAGGCCTACCGCCGCGGACTCAGTCATTACTACGAGGGCCGCTACAGCGATGCGATCGCCGACTTCGACCTGGCCCTGACGCTGTCGCCCGACTATCCCGGCGCCGCCGATCTCAAGACCAGTGCGGCCAATCTCCGCCAGCAGTACGGTGACGTCTCGGTGTTCGAGCGGTCAAACCTGTTGTGGTACATCGCAGCTGGTGCCTTGCTGGTTCTGCTGGTCGGCGGCTGGGTGAGTCTTCTGGTGATCCGGAATCGGCGCCAGCGCGGCGCCGAAGAAGAATCCACCGAACCGGACGACGAAGACGCCGCCGACGACACGGTGCGCCCGCTGGAACTCGTCCCTGCTGCCGGCACCGACGAACCGCACTTCTGCGCCAACTGCGGCGCGCAACATCACCACACCGAGAAGTTCTGCCCGAACTGCGGCAAGAAGATCTCGCTGGGGGCGTCCGCCTAA